One genomic region from Ralstonia pickettii DTP0602 encodes:
- a CDS encoding glycosyltransferase, whose translation MHPPKATVAIISPALRKANNGNWQTASRWSRFLRADYGVVLAAEWPSDGERGALPDCMIALHARRSADSISRFAAACPDRPLVAVLTGTDLYRDIHCDESARRSLDLATHLVVLQDEGLAELPPRHRAKCRVIYQSAPAYVPGTSGGGSTFDIVLVGHMRAEKDPLTPMRALELLPDDSRVRLIHIGGALDDAYVQAAQALQARAWPAVQRYVWLARLPHAETRRRIRQAQAMVISSVMEGGANVIAEAVTSGVPVLASRIPGNIGMLGCDYEGYFPAGDARQLALLLERVSRDAGFLARLREQVAHRAPLFAPTREQAEVTKLVADALKQAQAASPP comes from the coding sequence ATGCACCCTCCAAAGGCCACCGTGGCAATTATCAGTCCGGCACTCCGGAAAGCCAATAATGGCAACTGGCAGACCGCCAGCCGCTGGTCCCGCTTTTTGCGCGCCGACTACGGTGTCGTGCTGGCCGCGGAGTGGCCGTCGGACGGCGAGCGCGGCGCCCTGCCCGACTGCATGATCGCCTTGCACGCCCGGCGGTCGGCGGACAGTATTTCAAGGTTTGCCGCGGCCTGCCCGGATCGGCCGCTGGTGGCGGTGCTGACCGGAACCGACCTCTATCGCGACATCCACTGTGACGAATCCGCCCGGCGCTCCCTCGATCTCGCGACCCACCTGGTGGTGCTGCAGGATGAAGGGCTAGCCGAACTGCCTCCCCGGCATCGCGCCAAGTGCCGTGTGATTTACCAGTCGGCCCCGGCATACGTGCCGGGCACATCCGGTGGTGGCAGCACCTTCGATATCGTACTGGTAGGCCACATGCGGGCGGAAAAGGACCCTCTGACCCCCATGCGGGCGCTGGAACTGCTTCCCGACGATTCGCGCGTGCGGCTCATCCACATAGGCGGCGCCCTTGACGATGCGTACGTGCAGGCGGCGCAGGCTCTGCAAGCGCGCGCCTGGCCAGCGGTGCAGCGCTACGTCTGGCTGGCCAGACTGCCGCATGCCGAGACGCGCCGGCGCATCCGGCAAGCACAGGCGATGGTGATCTCTAGCGTGATGGAAGGCGGCGCCAACGTCATCGCCGAGGCCGTAACCAGCGGTGTGCCGGTGCTGGCCAGCCGCATCCCGGGAAATATCGGCATGCTGGGCTGCGACTATGAGGGTTATTTCCCCGCGGGAGACGCCCGGCAGCTGGCGCTCCTGCTCGAGCGGGTCAGCCGGGATGCCGGCTTTCTGGCCCGCCTGCGGGAGCAAGTTGCGCACCGGGCGCCGCTGTTCGCACCGACGCGGGAACAGGCGGAAGTGACTAAACTTGTCGCCGACGCCCTGAAACAAGCACAAGCCGCATCCCCGCCGTGA
- a CDS encoding phosphonate ABC transporter substrate-binding protein (K02044: phnD; phosphonate transport system substrate-binding protein) translates to MLGLLGLAGLASAQPVLKVSAIPDESPTELQRKFAPLGKYLEKETGMKVEFVPVTDYAAVVESLATGKIDMAWLGGFTYVQSKIRTNGATIPIVQRQEDAAFTSKFITADKTIRSLADLKGRTFAFGSPSSTSGHLMPRHFLLQAGINPDKDFKTVAYSGAHDATVAFVQAGRADAGVLNASVWDKLVEQKKVDPDKVRVFAVTPPYYDYNWTVRGGLDPALRKKLTEAFLRLDPGNPEQREIMALQRTSKYITTRPENYAGIESAARGAGLIK, encoded by the coding sequence ATGCTTGGCCTGCTGGGCCTGGCCGGTCTTGCCAGCGCCCAGCCGGTGCTCAAGGTGTCGGCCATCCCCGATGAGTCACCGACCGAATTGCAGCGCAAGTTCGCGCCGCTGGGCAAATACCTGGAGAAGGAGACTGGCATGAAGGTGGAGTTCGTGCCGGTCACGGACTACGCTGCCGTGGTGGAGTCGCTGGCAACCGGCAAGATCGACATGGCCTGGCTGGGCGGTTTTACCTACGTGCAGAGCAAGATCCGCACGAATGGGGCGACCATCCCCATCGTCCAGCGGCAGGAAGATGCCGCCTTCACCAGTAAATTCATCACCGCCGACAAGACGATCAGGTCCCTGGCGGACCTGAAGGGCCGCACCTTCGCCTTCGGTTCGCCGTCCTCGACTTCCGGCCACCTGATGCCGCGGCATTTCCTGTTGCAGGCCGGCATCAATCCGGACAAGGACTTCAAGACCGTCGCCTATTCAGGCGCCCACGATGCGACGGTCGCCTTCGTCCAGGCCGGCCGGGCCGACGCCGGCGTCCTCAATGCCTCGGTCTGGGACAAGCTGGTGGAGCAGAAAAAGGTAGATCCCGACAAGGTCAGGGTGTTCGCCGTCACGCCGCCCTATTACGACTACAACTGGACCGTACGCGGCGGTCTCGATCCGGCCCTGCGCAAGAAGCTGACCGAGGCCTTCCTCCGGCTTGACCCGGGCAACCCCGAACAGCGGGAGATCATGGCATTGCAGCGGACGTCTAAATACATCACCACCCGGCCGGAGAACTACGCGGGCATCGAGTCCGCGGCGCGTGGCGCGGGCCTGATCAAGTGA